A window of the Cystobacter fuscus genome harbors these coding sequences:
- a CDS encoding HAD family hydrolase, with product MVQNVIFDVDGTLVDSVDEHAEAWRRAFLEFGRDVPFAHVRSQIGKGADQLLPVFFTEDELEKFGQELSDYRAALFKREFMPKLRPFPQVRELFQQLRQDGLKLVLASSANEDELERYIRLCRIEGLTHGETSKGDVSKTKPNPDIFDVAMERLGRPDPHSVVVIGDTPFDALAAGKLGLASVGLRCGGFPEDDLRTAGCRDIYKDPAELLARYESSPNTWPWTAESLSSKDEESR from the coding sequence CTGGTGCAGAACGTCATCTTCGATGTGGACGGCACGTTGGTGGATTCCGTGGACGAGCACGCCGAGGCCTGGCGACGTGCCTTCCTGGAGTTCGGTCGGGACGTGCCCTTCGCTCACGTGCGCAGTCAGATTGGCAAGGGCGCGGATCAACTGCTGCCCGTCTTCTTCACCGAGGACGAGCTGGAGAAGTTCGGCCAGGAGCTGAGCGACTACCGCGCCGCGCTCTTCAAGCGCGAGTTCATGCCCAAGCTGCGTCCCTTCCCACAGGTACGCGAGCTGTTCCAGCAGCTGCGCCAGGATGGGCTGAAGCTGGTGCTCGCCTCGAGCGCCAACGAGGACGAGCTGGAGCGCTACATCCGCCTGTGCCGCATCGAGGGGCTCACCCACGGCGAGACGTCCAAGGGTGACGTGTCGAAGACGAAGCCCAATCCGGACATCTTCGACGTGGCGATGGAGCGGCTGGGCCGGCCGGATCCCCACAGCGTGGTGGTGATTGGCGACACGCCCTTCGACGCGCTGGCCGCGGGCAAGCTGGGGCTGGCCAGCGTGGGGCTGCGCTGCGGCGGCTTCCCCGAGGACGACCTGCGCACGGCGGGCTGCCGTGACATCTACAAGGATCCCGCGGAGCTGCTGGCCCGCTACGAGTCCTCGCCCAACACGTGGCCGTGGACGGCCGAGTCCCTGTCCTCCAAGGACGAGGAGTCGCGCTGA
- the yedA gene encoding drug/metabolite exporter YedA, producing the protein MATLSSPTTPSSSLPTAAPLAEGSRAMLVFCLFALYVIWGSTYLAVHWALQGGLPPFMMASVRFLMAGLILYTALRVRGAVNPTARQWAGGAVMGVMLLLLGNGAVVFSQQSVSSGVVALVVGSVPLWAALFGGLMGQWPGRAERWGLAIGFCGLIVLNMGSDLRGNTWATLALLVGPMSWALGSVISRRLPLAGGLMASATQMLTGGAFFLLVSLLRGEHLTAVPSAKALLSLGYLIVFGSLVAFSAYGYLLRHTRPALAMSYAYVNPMVAVLLGVVFAGESLSLGGFVAMGAILGSVVLITRARA; encoded by the coding sequence TTGGCCACCCTGTCTTCGCCCACGACTCCCTCCTCGAGCTTGCCCACCGCCGCGCCCCTGGCGGAGGGCAGCCGCGCGATGCTCGTCTTCTGCCTCTTCGCGCTCTACGTCATCTGGGGCTCGACGTATCTGGCGGTGCACTGGGCGCTCCAGGGCGGCCTGCCGCCCTTCATGATGGCCTCGGTGCGCTTCCTGATGGCGGGGCTCATCCTCTACACGGCGCTGCGGGTGCGCGGCGCGGTGAACCCCACGGCCCGGCAGTGGGCGGGGGGCGCGGTGATGGGCGTGATGCTGTTGCTCCTGGGCAATGGCGCCGTGGTGTTCTCGCAGCAGTCGGTGTCCTCGGGAGTGGTGGCGCTCGTGGTGGGCAGCGTGCCGCTGTGGGCGGCGCTCTTCGGCGGGCTGATGGGTCAGTGGCCCGGGCGTGCCGAGCGCTGGGGACTGGCCATCGGCTTCTGCGGCCTCATCGTGCTCAACATGGGCAGCGACCTGCGGGGCAACACCTGGGCCACGCTGGCGCTGTTGGTGGGCCCGATGAGCTGGGCCCTGGGCTCGGTGATTTCACGCCGGCTGCCCCTCGCCGGGGGGCTGATGGCCAGCGCCACGCAGATGCTCACCGGCGGCGCCTTCTTCCTGCTGGTCAGCCTCCTTCGAGGCGAGCACCTCACGGCCGTGCCGTCCGCGAAGGCGCTGCTCAGCCTCGGCTACCTCATCGTCTTCGGCTCGCTCGTGGCCTTCAGCGCATATGGCTACCTGCTGCGCCACACGCGGCCCGCGCTCGCCATGAGCTACGCGTACGTCAACCCGATGGTGGCCGTGCTCCTGGGCGTCGTGTTCGCGGGCGAGTCCTTGAGTCTGGGCGGCTTCGTGGCCATGGGCGCCATCCTCGGCTCCGTGGTGCTCATCACGCGCGCCCGGGCGTGA
- a CDS encoding lipid kinase — MNSEMHSDAALRASPERVSLDEGPAILLLNPNSRMGGEALSATLAALEARGVRLTASHEVQDHEQMEQLLREAVAGGVRRILVGGGDGTLNCAIKPLLGQDVTLGVLPLGTGNDFARSLGIEPTLEAACDVIAAGYSARVDVGLANGHPFLNAVSLGLASAIARRLTPELKRRVGKLAYPVAAAAELWEHHPFRVRVVTDTEELEQNVLQLVVGNGRYHGAGNMVTPDATLDDHLLDAYVISAPSAEAGREGTGLGHMQDMSTLARVALTVRRGEHLAHPAVKAVSGPRMLVEATPPQDVNADGEMIGQTPVRFEIVPSALRVFVPAHPAGPH, encoded by the coding sequence ATGAACAGCGAGATGCATTCAGATGCCGCGCTCCGCGCGAGCCCCGAGCGAGTCTCCCTCGATGAGGGGCCCGCGATCCTGCTGCTCAATCCCAACTCGCGCATGGGCGGGGAGGCCTTGTCGGCCACGCTCGCCGCGCTCGAGGCCCGGGGTGTCCGCCTGACGGCCAGCCACGAGGTCCAGGACCACGAGCAGATGGAGCAGTTGCTGCGCGAGGCCGTGGCGGGCGGCGTGCGGCGCATCCTCGTGGGCGGCGGAGATGGGACGCTCAACTGCGCCATCAAGCCCCTGCTCGGCCAGGACGTGACGCTCGGCGTGCTGCCACTGGGCACGGGCAACGACTTCGCGCGCTCGCTCGGCATCGAGCCCACGCTGGAGGCCGCCTGCGACGTCATCGCCGCGGGCTACAGCGCGCGCGTGGACGTGGGGCTCGCCAACGGCCATCCCTTCCTCAACGCGGTGAGCCTCGGCCTGGCCTCGGCCATCGCCCGGCGGCTCACCCCCGAGCTCAAGCGCCGCGTGGGCAAGCTCGCCTACCCCGTGGCCGCCGCCGCCGAACTCTGGGAGCACCACCCCTTCCGCGTCCGCGTGGTGACCGACACGGAGGAGCTGGAGCAGAACGTGCTCCAGCTCGTGGTGGGCAATGGCCGCTACCACGGCGCGGGCAACATGGTGACGCCCGACGCCACGCTCGATGATCATCTGCTGGACGCCTACGTCATCTCGGCGCCCTCGGCCGAGGCGGGCCGCGAGGGCACGGGGCTCGGACACATGCAGGACATGTCCACGCTGGCGCGCGTGGCCCTCACCGTGCGCCGGGGCGAGCACCTGGCCCACCCCGCCGTCAAGGCGGTGAGCGGACCGCGCATGCTCGTGGAGGCCACCCCCCCGCAGGACGTCAACGCGGACGGGGAGATGATTGGCCAGACGCCCGTGCGCTTCGAAATAGTGCCCTCGGCCCTGCGCGTCTTCGTGCCCGCGCACCCGGCCGGACCCCACTGA
- the hrcA gene encoding heat-inducible transcriptional repressor HrcA: MSEELGDREKEVLRAVVQEYITTGGPVGSQHLARKPEFDVSSATLRNVLADLEELGFLEKPHTSAGRVPTDRGYRFYVDTLVRLKDPGPRDRELIHAGLTHEAGMEELLSEASRLLHALTRHAGVVVTPRPDAAVFHRIEFVRLREDRVLAILVGQNGQVQNKLLTVDFPVTSDELLKASNYLSELLHEVTLEEARERIRSELDHEQALYNALTAKALKLGAAATDLQTGERVLIEGTGSFLEQPEFADVERMRALFKALGEKHKLLSLLDRVQRAREMQIFIGTESDFSSAGDVSVIASPYGSREQVLGTVGVIGPTRMNYQRIIPLVNFTAQALSLALDKA, from the coding sequence ATGTCCGAGGAGCTGGGCGATCGCGAGAAGGAAGTCCTCCGTGCCGTCGTGCAGGAGTACATCACGACGGGCGGGCCCGTGGGCAGCCAACACCTCGCGCGCAAGCCCGAGTTCGACGTGTCCTCGGCCACGCTGCGCAACGTGCTGGCGGACCTGGAGGAACTCGGCTTTCTCGAGAAGCCCCACACCTCGGCTGGCCGGGTGCCCACGGACCGCGGCTACCGCTTCTACGTGGACACCCTGGTGCGCCTGAAGGATCCCGGCCCGCGCGATCGCGAGCTCATCCACGCGGGGCTCACCCACGAGGCGGGCATGGAGGAGCTGCTGTCGGAGGCCTCGCGCCTCCTGCACGCGCTCACCCGGCACGCGGGCGTCGTCGTCACCCCGCGCCCGGACGCCGCCGTGTTCCACCGCATCGAGTTCGTGCGCCTGCGCGAGGATCGCGTCCTCGCCATCCTCGTGGGGCAGAACGGCCAGGTGCAGAACAAGCTCCTCACGGTGGACTTCCCCGTCACCTCGGACGAGCTGCTCAAGGCGAGCAACTACCTGTCCGAGCTGCTGCACGAGGTGACGCTGGAGGAGGCGCGCGAGCGCATCCGCTCCGAGCTGGACCACGAGCAGGCGCTCTACAACGCGCTCACGGCCAAGGCGCTCAAGCTGGGCGCGGCGGCCACGGATCTCCAGACGGGCGAGCGCGTGCTCATCGAGGGCACGGGCTCGTTCCTGGAGCAGCCCGAGTTCGCCGATGTCGAGCGCATGCGCGCGCTCTTCAAGGCGCTCGGGGAGAAGCACAAGCTCCTGTCGCTGCTCGACCGGGTACAGCGCGCGCGCGAGATGCAGATCTTCATCGGCACCGAGAGCGACTTCTCCTCGGCGGGCGATGTGTCCGTCATCGCGAGCCCCTACGGCAGCCGCGAGCAGGTGCTGGGCACGGTGGGGGTCATCGGGCCCACGCGGATGAACTACCAGCGCATCATCCCCCTGGTGAACTTCACCGCGCAGGCGCTCTCGCTGGCGCTCGACAAGGCGTAG
- a CDS encoding glutamine synthetase beta-grasp domain-containing protein has protein sequence MVQTAQDVMSFAKEHGAQMVSLRFIDFIGRWRHFTVPRHKPHEGTFEEDLNFDGSSIKGWLEIRLRPHPMEYPLDFDL, from the coding sequence ATGGTCCAGACCGCCCAGGACGTGATGTCGTTCGCCAAGGAGCATGGCGCGCAGATGGTAAGCCTGCGCTTCATCGACTTCATCGGCCGCTGGCGCCACTTCACGGTTCCGCGCCACAAGCCGCACGAGGGCACCTTCGAGGAGGACCTCAACTTCGATGGCTCGTCCATCAAGGGGTGGTTGGAGATCCGCCTGCGTCCGCACCCCATGGAGTACCCGCTCGACTTCGACCTCTGA